One segment of Bradyrhizobium sp. CB2312 DNA contains the following:
- a CDS encoding O-succinylhomoserine sulfhydrylase: MSKSPATYRPETRLVHSGTLRSQYGETSEALFLTQGYVYNSAEECEARFKGEDPGFIYSRYSNPTIAMFERRMIELEGAEAARSAATGMAAVTTAILAPLKAGDHVVASRALFGSCLYVIQDLLPRYGIETTLVDGANLDEWQRAVKPNTKTFFLESPTNPTLDVLDIPGIAEIAHKGGARLVVDNVFATPIWQSPLALGADVVVYSATKHIDGQGRCLGGIILSSEAFIAEHIHNFMRQTGPSISPFNAWVLLKGLETLGVRVRAQTDTAARIAEVLASHPKISRLVYPGRADHPQPALVKKQMRGGSTLVGFEVKGGKAAAFRVLNELKLAKISNNLGDAKSLVTHPATTTHQRLKPEDRAALGISEGFIRFSAGLEHADDLIEDLTAALEKA, from the coding sequence ATGTCGAAGTCGCCTGCCACCTACCGCCCCGAAACCCGCCTGGTCCATTCCGGCACCCTGCGCTCGCAATATGGCGAGACGTCGGAGGCGCTGTTTTTGACGCAAGGCTACGTCTACAACAGCGCCGAGGAGTGCGAGGCGCGGTTCAAGGGCGAGGACCCCGGCTTCATCTATTCGCGCTACTCCAACCCGACCATCGCGATGTTCGAGCGCCGCATGATCGAGCTCGAGGGCGCCGAAGCCGCCCGCTCGGCGGCCACCGGCATGGCCGCGGTGACCACCGCGATCCTGGCGCCGCTGAAGGCCGGCGATCACGTGGTCGCTTCCCGCGCGCTGTTCGGCTCGTGTCTTTACGTCATTCAGGATCTGCTGCCGCGCTATGGCATCGAGACCACGCTGGTCGACGGAGCCAATCTCGATGAATGGCAACGCGCGGTGAAGCCGAACACCAAGACGTTCTTCCTGGAGAGCCCGACCAACCCGACGTTAGATGTGCTCGACATTCCCGGTATTGCCGAGATCGCGCACAAGGGCGGCGCGCGGCTCGTCGTCGACAACGTGTTCGCGACGCCGATCTGGCAGAGCCCGCTGGCGCTCGGTGCCGACGTCGTCGTCTATTCCGCGACCAAGCACATCGACGGCCAGGGCCGTTGTCTCGGCGGCATCATCCTGTCGTCGGAAGCCTTCATCGCCGAGCACATCCACAATTTCATGCGCCAGACCGGCCCGTCGATCTCACCGTTCAACGCGTGGGTCCTGCTCAAGGGCCTGGAGACGCTGGGCGTGCGCGTGCGCGCGCAGACCGACACGGCGGCGCGGATCGCCGAGGTGCTGGCGAGCCATCCGAAGATCTCGCGGCTGGTCTATCCCGGCCGCGCCGATCATCCGCAGCCGGCGCTGGTGAAAAAGCAGATGCGCGGCGGCTCGACGCTGGTCGGCTTCGAGGTCAAGGGCGGCAAGGCCGCGGCGTTCCGCGTGCTCAACGAGCTGAAGCTTGCGAAGATCTCGAACAATCTCGGCGATGCCAAGAGCCTCGTCACGCATCCGGCGACCACGACGCATCAGCGCCTGAAGCCGGAAGACCGCGCCGCGCTCGGCATCAGCGAGGGATTCATCCGCTTCTCGGCCGGGCTCGAGCATGCGGATGATCTGATCGAGGATCTGACGGCGGCGCTGGAGAAGGCGTGA
- the apaG gene encoding Co2+/Mg2+ efflux protein ApaG: MYRAVTRQIEVTVEPNFVPEQSSADRSRFFWSYTIVITNSGEETVQLKTRHWIITDASGRQQEVKGEGVVGEQPILAPGERFEYTSGVPLSTASGFMTGRYQMVSESGERFEIEVPTFSLDSPDSKRVLN; this comes from the coding sequence ATGTACCGCGCCGTGACCCGCCAGATCGAAGTGACCGTCGAGCCGAACTTTGTTCCGGAGCAGTCGTCGGCCGACCGCTCGCGCTTTTTCTGGTCCTACACCATCGTCATCACCAATTCCGGCGAGGAGACCGTGCAGCTCAAGACGCGGCACTGGATCATCACCGACGCCTCCGGCCGCCAGCAGGAGGTGAAGGGCGAGGGCGTCGTCGGCGAGCAGCCGATCCTCGCCCCCGGCGAGCGCTTCGAATACACCTCAGGCGTCCCGCTCTCGACCGCCTCCGGCTTCATGACGGGCCGCTACCAGATGGTCAGCGAAAGCGGCGAGCGTTTCGAGATCGAGGTGCCGACATTCTCGCTGGACAGCCCGGACAGCAAGCGGGTGTTGAACTAG
- a CDS encoding SRPBCC family protein has product MASIHNDIPLSASASDVWDAVRDFGALPQRLAPGFVTACTLDGDARIVTFANGSVAREVLVDCDDARQRLVYAINSERLKHYSASVQVIAEGDKSCRLVWIIDMLPNELAPYVQGQTKEAVVAMHKAFPPAA; this is encoded by the coding sequence ATGGCCTCCATCCACAACGACATCCCCCTCTCCGCCTCCGCGAGCGACGTCTGGGACGCGGTGCGCGATTTCGGCGCGCTGCCTCAGCGGCTGGCGCCGGGCTTCGTCACCGCCTGCACGCTCGACGGCGATGCGCGCATCGTCACCTTCGCCAACGGCTCCGTCGCGCGCGAGGTGCTGGTCGATTGCGACGATGCGCGGCAGCGGCTGGTGTATGCGATCAACAGCGAACGGTTGAAGCATTACAGCGCCTCGGTGCAGGTGATCGCCGAAGGCGACAAGAGCTGCCGCCTGGTCTGGATCATCGACATGCTGCCGAACGAGCTTGCGCCCTACGTGCAAGGGCAAACGAAGGAAGCGGTCGTGGCGATGCACAAGGCGTTTCCGCCCGCGGCCTGA
- the argF gene encoding ornithine carbamoyltransferase — protein sequence MTSSPKHFLDINELPLTELKRMLAASSAMKAKQKAHQPVKPLEGKTLAMIFERPSTRTRVSFDVAMRQLGGEPIMLTGAEMQLGRGETIADTARVLSRYVDAIMIRILNHEALLELAQHATVPVINGLTRRSHPCQVMADLMTYEEHRGPIEGRTVAWTGDDNNVLASWAHAAERFKFKLNVATPPELAPKKVMRDWIKATNAPIVLGTDPEAAVKGADCVVTDTWVSMGDKEGEHRHNVLKPYQVNAKLMSLAKPDALFMHCLPAHRGEEVTDEVIDGPQSVVFDEAENRLHAQKGILAWCFDAVK from the coding sequence ATGACCAGTTCACCCAAGCATTTCCTCGACATCAACGAGCTGCCGCTGACGGAGCTCAAGCGGATGCTCGCCGCATCCTCCGCGATGAAGGCGAAGCAGAAGGCCCACCAGCCGGTGAAGCCGCTCGAAGGCAAGACGCTGGCGATGATCTTCGAGCGTCCCTCGACCCGCACCCGCGTGTCGTTCGACGTCGCCATGCGCCAGCTCGGCGGCGAGCCCATCATGCTCACCGGCGCCGAGATGCAACTCGGCCGCGGCGAGACCATCGCCGACACCGCGCGCGTGCTGTCGCGCTATGTCGACGCCATCATGATCCGCATCCTCAACCACGAGGCGCTGCTGGAGCTTGCGCAACACGCGACCGTGCCCGTCATCAACGGCCTGACGCGGCGTTCGCATCCCTGCCAGGTGATGGCCGACCTCATGACCTATGAGGAGCATCGCGGCCCGATCGAGGGCCGGACGGTGGCCTGGACCGGCGACGACAACAACGTGCTGGCCTCCTGGGCCCACGCCGCCGAGCGCTTCAAGTTCAAGCTCAATGTCGCAACGCCCCCGGAGCTCGCGCCGAAGAAGGTGATGCGCGACTGGATCAAGGCGACGAACGCGCCGATCGTGCTCGGCACCGATCCCGAGGCCGCCGTGAAGGGCGCCGACTGCGTCGTCACCGACACCTGGGTGTCGATGGGCGACAAGGAAGGCGAGCACCGTCACAACGTGCTCAAGCCCTACCAGGTCAATGCCAAGCTGATGTCGCTGGCCAAGCCCGACGCGCTGTTCATGCACTGCCTGCCGGCCCATCGCGGCGAGGAGGTCACGGACGAAGTGATCGACGGCCCGCAATCGGTCGTGTTCGACGAGGCAGAAAATCGTCTGCATGCGCAGAAGGGCATTCTGGCCTGGTGCTTCGACGCGGTGAAGTAA
- a CDS encoding Hsp33 family molecular chaperone, translating to MVFQSPDMKTGPEGPVRAPSAVPIDDAVLPYEVDALDVRGRLVRLGPALDEILTKHDYPAPVGKLLGEAIVLTTLLGSALKFEGRFILQAQTDGPVSFLVVDYQAPDRLRAYARFDAARLGDAKDSGTLLGRGHLAMTIDQGPDMSRYQGLVALDGGGLEDAAHEYFLRSEQIPTKVRLAVGEEWRSSDGGKHRWRAGGMLMQFLPKAPERARQADLHPGDAPEGAVVHSVAEDDAWVEARSLIETVEDVELIDPELSGERLLYRLFHERGVRVFKPLSLKAQCSCSRDAVASMLKSFSPDDRAAMVKDDKVVVTCEFCSSVYQFTPDEAGVEDA from the coding sequence ATGGTTTTCCAATCCCCTGACATGAAAACCGGGCCTGAAGGCCCGGTTCGCGCGCCATCAGCGGTTCCGATCGATGACGCCGTGCTGCCCTACGAGGTCGACGCGCTTGACGTGCGCGGTCGCCTGGTGCGGCTTGGGCCCGCGCTCGACGAGATCCTGACCAAGCACGATTATCCGGCGCCGGTCGGCAAGCTGCTCGGCGAGGCCATCGTGCTGACGACGCTGCTCGGCTCGGCGCTGAAATTCGAGGGCCGCTTCATCCTCCAGGCCCAGACCGACGGTCCGGTGTCGTTCCTGGTGGTGGACTACCAGGCGCCGGATCGCCTGCGCGCCTATGCGCGCTTCGATGCCGCGCGGCTCGGTGACGCCAAGGATTCCGGGACGCTGCTCGGCCGCGGTCATCTCGCCATGACCATCGACCAGGGCCCCGACATGAGCCGCTACCAGGGCCTGGTCGCGCTCGACGGCGGTGGTTTGGAAGACGCCGCTCACGAATATTTCCTGCGCTCCGAGCAGATCCCGACCAAGGTGCGCCTTGCTGTCGGCGAGGAGTGGCGCAGTAGCGACGGCGGTAAGCACCGCTGGCGCGCCGGCGGCATGCTGATGCAGTTTCTGCCGAAAGCGCCCGAGCGCGCGCGGCAGGCGGATTTGCATCCCGGCGATGCTCCCGAAGGCGCCGTGGTGCACAGCGTTGCCGAGGACGACGCCTGGGTCGAGGCACGCTCGCTGATAGAGACCGTCGAGGATGTCGAGCTGATCGATCCGGAGCTGTCCGGCGAGCGGCTGCTCTATCGCCTCTTCCACGAGCGCGGCGTGCGCGTGTTCAAGCCCTTGTCTCTCAAGGCGCAATGCTCCTGCTCGCGCGATGCGGTCGCGTCCATGCTGAAGAGCTTTTCGCCCGACGATCGCGCAGCGATGGTCAAGGACGACAAGGTCGTCGTGACCTGCGAGTTCTGCAGCTCGGTGTATCAGTTCACGCCGGATGAGGCGGGCGTCGAGGACGCGTAA
- a CDS encoding PAS domain S-box protein, whose amino-acid sequence MTDQSQLDANILNDVADALIYSDRSGTITRWNRASAALFGFSADEALGQNLDFIIPEHLRAAHWKGFEAALASGTMKLAGKPTLTRALHKSGRKLYIEMTFALVRDSGGAVQGSVAMARDVTERVERERAAKAVQNS is encoded by the coding sequence ATGACCGATCAATCCCAACTCGACGCAAACATCCTCAACGACGTCGCGGACGCGCTGATCTATTCGGATCGCTCCGGCACGATCACGCGCTGGAATCGCGCATCGGCCGCGCTGTTCGGTTTCTCCGCCGACGAAGCGCTCGGCCAGAACCTCGACTTCATCATTCCCGAACATCTGCGCGCCGCGCACTGGAAGGGTTTTGAGGCTGCGCTCGCGAGCGGGACGATGAAGCTTGCGGGCAAGCCGACGCTGACCCGCGCGCTGCACAAGAGCGGGCGCAAGCTCTACATCGAGATGACCTTCGCGCTGGTGCGGGATTCCGGCGGCGCGGTGCAGGGATCGGTGGCGATGGCACGCGACGTCACCGAGCGCGTCGAGCGCGAGCGTGCCGCGAAAGCCGTACAAAATTCGTGA
- a CDS encoding SGNH/GDSL hydrolase family protein translates to MKAKVLLSLILLCGSLAAPQARAGDDAAPAAAPAAPAACELPSYLLTSESQLPRVAEAVKSGKPLEILVIGSRSTTIPASEDASYPARMQAILKDKLPPSEVVHVSVEIQSKRTAEEAAGTFVKLMEAKRPTLVIWQTGTVDAIRAIDPDDFRGAVTSGVAALQNAGADVVLMNLQYSPRTETMISVPPYLDNMRVVAQEHDVPLFDRFAIMRQWNDQGQFDLFSPSRGPELAKQVHDCLGRALAQFVVDAAHLGPAQQQN, encoded by the coding sequence ATGAAGGCGAAGGTTCTCCTGAGCCTGATCCTGCTATGCGGTAGCCTCGCCGCGCCCCAGGCGCGCGCGGGCGACGATGCTGCGCCTGCTGCCGCTCCTGCCGCGCCCGCAGCCTGCGAATTGCCGTCCTATCTGCTCACCAGCGAGAGCCAGCTTCCCAGGGTCGCCGAGGCCGTCAAATCCGGCAAACCCCTTGAAATCCTGGTCATCGGCAGCCGTTCGACCACGATTCCGGCCTCCGAGGATGCCTCCTATCCGGCGCGTATGCAGGCCATTTTGAAGGACAAGCTGCCGCCGTCGGAGGTCGTGCACGTCTCCGTAGAAATACAGAGCAAGAGGACAGCCGAGGAGGCGGCCGGAACCTTCGTTAAGCTGATGGAAGCAAAAAGGCCTACTTTGGTCATCTGGCAGACCGGGACCGTGGATGCTATCCGAGCCATTGATCCCGACGATTTCCGCGGCGCTGTGACCTCAGGGGTTGCCGCGCTGCAAAATGCAGGGGCTGACGTCGTCTTGATGAATTTACAGTACAGCCCGCGAACCGAAACCATGATCTCGGTGCCGCCATATCTCGATAACATGCGGGTGGTGGCACAGGAGCATGATGTCCCGCTGTTCGATCGTTTCGCGATCATGCGGCAGTGGAATGATCAGGGTCAGTTCGACCTGTTCAGTCCGTCCCGTGGGCCCGAGCTGGCGAAACAGGTCCATGATTGCCTGGGCCGGGCGTTGGCACAGTTCGTGGTCGACGCTGCCCATTTAGGGCCGGCCCAGCAGCAGAATTGA
- a CDS encoding VOC family protein, translated as MYDHIGLRVADLDAATRFYSAVLAPLGYVLCSSGDGYAGFGPKGEPALWLHLNKGRKADGAHIAFRAKDHDAVKAFHSEGLKSGGRDNGGAGPRRDYSPTYYAAFLIDPDGNNVEAVCV; from the coding sequence ATGTATGACCACATCGGATTGCGCGTTGCCGACCTCGACGCCGCTACGCGCTTCTACAGCGCGGTGCTGGCGCCGCTCGGCTATGTCCTGTGCTCCAGCGGCGACGGCTATGCCGGCTTCGGGCCGAAAGGCGAGCCCGCGCTGTGGCTGCACCTGAACAAGGGACGGAAGGCCGACGGCGCGCATATCGCGTTTCGCGCCAAGGATCACGACGCGGTCAAGGCGTTTCATAGCGAGGGGCTGAAGAGCGGCGGCCGCGACAATGGCGGCGCCGGGCCGCGCAGGGATTACAGCCCGACATATTATGCGGCGTTCTTGATCGATCCTGATGGCAACAATGTCGAGGCGGTTTGTGTGTGA
- a CDS encoding SGNH/GDSL hydrolase family protein encodes MSTFRPFCLTASLAAPAAAALLLLIPASQSRAQAQAAQATPAPAQSANSAPASPAQTTVAVTSHEQRGITSRAIDKVKQVAKSAGDIFSRVPCLPPKGASKAMGSLPHVASKLVAGQPVLIVAFGSSSTAGFGASSPEFNYPNRLAAQLRRQYPTADITVVNAGVGGEDAPEMMKRLQKEVIDVHPDLVIWQVGTNAVLRNLDPGDTAKMVEDGISRIQAAGGADIVLVDPQYSPAVNQRAESAGKMVKLLGKVAELRHVGIFPRFEVMRDWHEKQSIPVESFVISDGLHMNDWGYACFAQLLGDDIIRSVGQIKIGVNVPADVRTYRPM; translated from the coding sequence ATGAGTACCTTCCGCCCTTTTTGCCTGACGGCATCGCTGGCTGCGCCCGCAGCGGCAGCGCTGCTGTTGCTGATCCCGGCCTCGCAGTCGCGCGCGCAGGCGCAAGCCGCGCAGGCGACGCCCGCGCCCGCACAATCGGCTAATTCCGCTCCCGCATCGCCTGCCCAGACCACGGTCGCCGTGACGTCACACGAGCAGCGTGGCATCACCTCGCGCGCCATCGACAAGGTGAAGCAGGTCGCGAAATCCGCCGGCGACATCTTCAGCCGCGTGCCCTGTCTGCCGCCCAAGGGCGCTTCGAAGGCGATGGGCTCGCTGCCGCATGTCGCAAGCAAGCTCGTTGCCGGCCAGCCCGTCCTCATCGTCGCGTTCGGCTCGTCGTCGACCGCGGGATTTGGCGCGAGCTCGCCGGAGTTCAATTATCCGAACCGTCTCGCCGCGCAGCTGCGCCGGCAATATCCGACCGCCGACATCACCGTCGTCAATGCCGGCGTCGGCGGCGAGGACGCGCCCGAGATGATGAAGCGCCTCCAGAAGGAGGTGATCGACGTGCATCCGGATCTGGTGATCTGGCAGGTCGGCACCAACGCCGTGCTGCGCAATCTCGATCCCGGCGACACCGCCAAGATGGTCGAGGACGGCATCAGCCGCATCCAGGCCGCCGGCGGCGCCGACATCGTGCTGGTCGATCCGCAATATTCGCCGGCCGTGAACCAGCGCGCCGAGAGCGCCGGCAAGATGGTGAAGCTGCTCGGCAAGGTCGCCGAGCTCCGTCACGTCGGCATCTTCCCGCGCTTCGAGGTGATGCGCGACTGGCACGAGAAGCAGTCGATCCCCGTCGAGAGCTTCGTGATCTCCGACGGCCTGCACATGAACGATTGGGGCTATGCCTGCTTCGCCCAGCTGCTCGGCGACGACATCATCCGCTCGGTCGGCCAGATCAAGATCGGCGTGAACGTGCCCGCGGACGTGCGGACGTATCGGCCGATGTAA
- a CDS encoding OpgC domain-containing protein yields the protein MTIADQVTGSIAGTAKPRAAAPAISLPAIGERELRLDLFRGLALWLIFIDHLPPSLLTWFTIRNYGFSDATEIFIFISGYTAAFVYGRAMLESGVVIATARILRRVWQIYVAHVFLFTIFLAEISYVATSFENPLYTEEMGIMDFLKQPDITIVQALLLRFRPVNMDVLPLYIVLMLALPLILWSMKWKPDVTLALSAVLYAVTWEFDLYFSAYPNGFWAFNPLAWQLLFVFGAWCALGGARRMSRILASPVTMWIAVAYIVAAFYVTLTWYVPQLSHLMPKRLEQWMYPIDKTDLDVLRFTHFLALAALTVRFLPREWPGLKSPWLRPLILCGQHSLEIFCLGVFLAFAGHFILAEVSGGAVMHALISLCGILIMWGVASVISWYKRVADKSGAKTKNAVGNADLAGGG from the coding sequence ATGACCATTGCCGACCAAGTGACGGGATCGATCGCGGGAACCGCGAAACCGCGCGCGGCCGCGCCGGCCATCTCGCTGCCCGCCATCGGCGAGCGCGAGCTCCGGCTCGACCTGTTCCGCGGCCTTGCGCTGTGGCTGATCTTCATCGACCATCTGCCGCCGAGCCTTCTCACCTGGTTCACGATCCGCAATTACGGCTTCAGCGACGCCACCGAGATATTCATCTTCATCTCCGGCTACACGGCTGCCTTCGTCTACGGCCGGGCGATGCTGGAGAGCGGCGTCGTCATCGCCACCGCGCGCATCCTGCGGCGCGTCTGGCAGATCTACGTCGCCCACGTCTTCCTGTTCACGATCTTCCTCGCCGAGATCTCCTATGTGGCGACCAGCTTCGAGAACCCGCTCTACACCGAAGAGATGGGGATCATGGATTTCCTCAAGCAGCCCGACATCACCATCGTGCAGGCGCTGCTGCTGCGCTTCCGTCCCGTCAACATGGACGTGCTGCCGCTGTACATCGTGCTGATGCTGGCGTTGCCGCTGATCCTGTGGTCGATGAAGTGGAAGCCCGACGTCACGCTCGCGCTCTCGGCCGTGCTCTATGCGGTGACCTGGGAATTCGATCTCTACTTCTCCGCCTATCCGAACGGCTTCTGGGCGTTCAATCCGCTCGCCTGGCAATTGCTGTTCGTGTTCGGTGCATGGTGCGCGCTCGGAGGTGCGCGGCGCATGTCGCGTATCCTGGCCTCACCGGTGACGATGTGGATCGCGGTCGCCTATATCGTCGCGGCGTTCTACGTGACGCTGACCTGGTATGTGCCGCAGCTGTCGCATCTGATGCCGAAGCGGCTCGAGCAGTGGATGTACCCGATCGACAAGACCGATCTCGATGTGCTCCGCTTCACCCATTTCCTGGCGCTGGCCGCGCTCACGGTGCGCTTCCTGCCGCGGGAGTGGCCGGGCCTGAAATCGCCCTGGCTGCGCCCGCTGATCCTGTGCGGCCAGCACTCCCTCGAGATCTTCTGCCTCGGCGTCTTCCTCGCCTTTGCCGGCCATTTCATCCTGGCCGAAGTCTCCGGCGGCGCCGTCATGCATGCGCTGATTAGTCTCTGCGGAATCCTGATCATGTGGGGCGTGGCCTCGGTGATTTCGTGGTACAAGCGCGTGGCTGACAAGAGCGGTGCGAAAACCAAAAACGCCGTCGGCAACGCCGATCTGGCGGGAGGGGGCTGA
- a CDS encoding 2'-deoxycytidine 5'-triphosphate deaminase: MSFTVAADANGILPDRMIAAMAEAGLILPAYDFVESQIQPASLDLRLGDIAYRVRASFLPGPGATVAERIDELKLHEFSLADGAVLETNCVYIVPLLESLALPPEIVAAANPKSSTGRLDVFTRVIADGTRRFDMIGAGYHGPLYAEISPKTFPVLVREGSRLSQVRFRTGDAILNADELDGLHATERLVDIDDADLSGGVAVSVDLSGEKANGFVGYRAKRHTGVVDVDRRAGYAVEDFWEPISARPDGSLILDPGEFYILASKEAVQVPPDYAAEMVPFDPLVGEFRVHYAGFFDPGFGYAGAGGQGARAVLEVRSREVPFILEHGQIVGRLVYEKMLARPDAMYGQRIGSNYQAQGLKLSKHFRV; the protein is encoded by the coding sequence TTGAGCTTTACGGTTGCCGCCGACGCCAATGGTATCCTGCCCGACCGCATGATCGCGGCGATGGCGGAAGCGGGCCTCATCCTGCCCGCATACGATTTCGTCGAGAGCCAGATCCAGCCGGCGAGCCTCGATCTGCGCCTCGGCGACATCGCCTATCGCGTCCGTGCCAGCTTCCTGCCGGGACCCGGCGCCACCGTCGCCGAGCGCATCGACGAATTGAAGCTGCATGAGTTCAGCCTCGCCGACGGTGCGGTGCTGGAGACCAACTGCGTCTACATCGTGCCGCTGCTGGAGAGCCTGGCGCTGCCGCCGGAGATCGTTGCGGCCGCGAACCCCAAGAGCTCGACCGGCCGGCTCGACGTCTTCACCCGCGTCATCGCCGACGGCACCCGCCGCTTCGACATGATCGGCGCTGGCTATCACGGCCCGCTCTATGCCGAGATCAGCCCGAAGACGTTTCCGGTGCTTGTGCGCGAAGGCTCGCGCCTGTCGCAGGTGCGCTTCCGCACCGGTGACGCCATCCTCAATGCCGACGAGCTCGACGGCCTGCATGCCACTGAGCGCCTCGTCGACATCGACGATGCCGATCTCTCCGGCGGCGTCGCCGTCTCGGTCGATCTCTCCGGCGAGAAGGCCAATGGCTTCGTCGGCTACCGTGCCAAGCGCCACACCGGCGTCGTCGACGTCGATCGCCGCGCCGGCTACGCGGTGGAAGATTTCTGGGAGCCGATCTCGGCGCGTCCCGACGGCAGCCTGATCCTCGATCCCGGCGAGTTCTACATCCTCGCCTCCAAGGAGGCGGTGCAGGTGCCGCCCGATTACGCCGCGGAGATGGTGCCGTTCGATCCCTTGGTCGGCGAATTCCGCGTGCACTATGCCGGCTTCTTCGATCCCGGCTTCGGCTATGCCGGCGCCGGCGGCCAAGGCGCCCGCGCCGTGCTGGAGGTGCGCTCGCGCGAGGTGCCGTTCATCCTCGAGCACGGCCAGATCGTCGGCCGCCTCGTCTATGAGAAGATGCTGGCCCGCCCCGACGCGATGTACGGCCAGCGCATCGGTTCCAACTACCAGGCGCAGGGCCTCAAACTATCGAAGCATTTTCGGGTGTAG
- a CDS encoding MATE family efflux transporter — MSDIAEIPVDEQERPLPPPPPPVKSALTDGPILRTLLSLAWPNVIALSAGTCTVIAETSYIGRLGVEALAAMALVFPTVILTMTMSGGAMGGAVASAIARALGAGDRERAGTLAVHAMLIGISFGLVFMLGMLIFGPRVLEMLGGRGDVLTHAIAYTQVFFGGAVLPWLLNTMAGVLRGTGNMKLPSFLILNSAVWQIVLGGTLGLGLGPVPQLGMRGVAAGALIAYTMNICIMSWYLFSGRARIAPKLRGLRIQWAMFFDILKVGAIACFSPLQSVLTISIFTHMLAKFGTAILAGYGIGARLEFLLTSIAFSFGIACVPMVGMAIGAGRIARARRIAWIASAAAFVAVGTPACLVAIFPDLWVNIFTDSAAVRAASHQYLSTVGPFYAFFGLATTMYFSSQGAAKVIGPVLAQTARLIYISAAGWWLSTHEATAQSFFWLAASSMVVLGVLSCSSVVLTRWGPRDSKPAIRPALSGAVD, encoded by the coding sequence ATGTCCGACATCGCCGAAATCCCGGTCGATGAGCAAGAGCGCCCGCTGCCACCGCCTCCGCCGCCCGTGAAGAGCGCGCTGACCGACGGGCCGATCCTGCGCACGCTGCTCTCGCTCGCCTGGCCCAACGTGATCGCGCTGTCGGCCGGCACCTGTACGGTGATCGCGGAGACCTCCTATATCGGCCGGCTCGGCGTCGAGGCGCTGGCGGCGATGGCGCTGGTGTTTCCGACAGTGATCCTGACCATGACGATGTCCGGCGGCGCCATGGGCGGCGCGGTGGCTTCCGCCATCGCACGCGCGCTCGGCGCCGGCGACCGTGAGCGCGCGGGCACGCTCGCCGTGCATGCGATGCTGATCGGCATCAGCTTCGGCCTCGTCTTCATGCTGGGCATGCTGATCTTCGGGCCCAGGGTGCTCGAGATGCTCGGCGGTCGTGGCGATGTGCTGACGCATGCCATCGCCTACACGCAGGTGTTTTTCGGCGGCGCCGTGCTGCCCTGGCTGCTCAACACCATGGCCGGCGTGCTGCGTGGCACCGGCAATATGAAGCTGCCGTCGTTCCTCATCCTCAACTCCGCGGTCTGGCAGATCGTGCTCGGCGGCACGCTCGGCCTCGGACTCGGCCCGGTGCCGCAGCTCGGCATGCGCGGCGTCGCCGCCGGTGCGCTGATCGCCTACACCATGAACATCTGCATCATGAGCTGGTACCTGTTCTCCGGCCGCGCGCGGATCGCACCGAAGCTGCGCGGGCTTCGCATCCAATGGGCGATGTTTTTCGACATCCTGAAGGTCGGCGCCATCGCCTGCTTCTCGCCGCTGCAATCGGTGCTGACGATCTCGATCTTCACTCACATGCTGGCGAAGTTCGGCACCGCGATCCTCGCCGGCTACGGCATCGGCGCACGTCTGGAATTTTTGCTGACCTCGATCGCGTTCTCGTTCGGCATCGCCTGCGTGCCGATGGTCGGCATGGCGATCGGCGCGGGCCGCATCGCGCGGGCGAGGCGCATCGCCTGGATCGCCAGTGCCGCCGCCTTCGTGGCCGTCGGTACGCCGGCATGCCTGGTTGCGATCTTTCCCGATCTCTGGGTCAACATCTTCACCGACAGCGCGGCGGTGCGCGCGGCGAGCCATCAATATCTCTCGACGGTCGGGCCGTTCTACGCGTTCTTCGGCCTTGCAACGACGATGTATTTCTCCTCGCAAGGCGCGGCGAAGGTGATCGGCCCGGTGCTGGCGCAGACCGCGCGGCTGATCTACATCTCGGCCGCCGGCTGGTGGCTGTCGACGCATGAGGCGACCGCGCAGAGCTTCTTCTGGCTGGCCGCGAGCTCGATGGTCGTGCTCGGCGTGCTCTCCTGCTCCAGCGTCGTGCTGACGCGCTGGGGACCGCGCGACAGCAAGCCGGCGATCAGGCCGGCGCTGTCGGGCGCGGTGGATTAG